The sequence below is a genomic window from Humulus lupulus chromosome 3, drHumLupu1.1, whole genome shotgun sequence.
ttattgatttaatatttttatacaatataattgttagaggagtttgattatcgtaaatattcatccatagtgaagtaggttatgataTGCATATTGTGTATTGCAGAGATATAAGAAAGGTTATGAACTTGTGtgaattagtgaagtaggttccgAGAAATTTTTGTGTGTTACAGATATATAAGGAAGAAcattattgtgtgttgtttgaatatttttttttttcacttttcacAGATGGCTAGGTTATTAGTATAGGGAAAATGCTGCCAATTTTTTTGTTAGATTTAtgtattaatttataatatttacaTTGTCAGGGGTCAGAGGCGGGTGTCAGGGTCATGAGTGGAGGTAAGGGGTCGGGGGTCAAGGTCATGGGTAAGGGTCAAGGATCGAGGGTCGAGGTCTTGGATCGGGGGTACGGGTTAGCGGTCGAGTTGGGGTCTTGTGTCGGGATAGGGGTCGAGATCTTCATATTTCTATTTATAAATCtttgttatatttatatttaattataaatgttttttcatatttataagtttatatttttttagtatgAATGTTTGGAACCACCATTACCTCTCGTTATGCTCTCTCTCTCCAGGTAAGTTAGTGTTTTTATTTGTTAATGTGAATTTTGAATCGGTACTTATAAAACAAATATTAGTCATTGATAGAAATAAattttcataaataaaataacttcttaattgaataattaataaaattagcatttttcataattaataaaattaaacaaaaatacattGAAATAAGTACTAAATTTAGCAACTAGTAAACTTAATCTAATAATGAATAATaactaaatattaaaaaataaaataattaccaAAATATTAACCATTATTGAGGATATAATTGAACAAATAAATTAATTACTTAatttaatgaataataaaaattTCACTTTGAGaaataatatatattagttttgttaTGTTAATGAATTATAATGAATATattatgtaatattttaatttaaatttatttttctaaatcaaaattttattattaaaaaatattttttataaattttttatctAATAATCCACTAATAGGGCCACATATTAGTATTTGGGACAACAACCCTCACACTAGTTTAAAAAAATACTGCAAAATTGAGTATATGCGGCCACTATCTCAATAATAACGGTGACAAAGTCATCCCTTCATAGTAAACAATTAGGGGCGACTATAATTGTAGCGGCTAATAAACGTGATTGCGGCTACATGTTGCCCCTAACACATATCAGCTGAGATTTGCGATTTTTGCTGTTATCATGGGCCATATACATCCCCACTAAAATTCCTATTTGTCGTAGTGATTTATTCCctgtaaaagaaaaatagttaaTTAATAATTGGGTGCCCTATATATTGGAATGCGGATGTTTTCTATTTCCAATTAAAATAATACAGACCGATTCTTATTCGGCTTACTTGATATAATACCATATTTCTATTAATATAATTGGAGAAATATATGCacgctatatatatatatatatatatgaaacttGGTCCAAACTCAAAATATACTGACATGCATGCCATGTGGTATATTCATGAGAAAAGTGAAGGAAATTACCAGTGAACCGAACACAGTTGAGTTAGAAAGAGACTGCAAAGAAAGTCCAAGTCTTCCATTCTCATATATCTATTTTCATTATATACGTCTAAACTTTCTGCAACAATATAAAGATTGTTCGTGATTCCAAGGAGAATGTTTGCAAAtgttttctcttttctctctgcAGCCTTGGCTTTTGGGTCTGAAATTGGAAGCACACATATTTCAAAGTTTAGTTCTCGTGTTTAGAACATTGTTCCTTTTTATATATACCGCCCagtttattaattataataataatttcaccaattaaaaaaaaaaaatcgtcaCATCTGAGAGCTAAAGTACTTCTTGAGTCGAATACCTTTCACCCCACAAACCCCTCAGAAAAAAATCCAGTTACTATTCCCCTTCTCCAATGGATTAGCTagacaaaggaaaaataaaatatgcCATTTTTCAGTTTTAGAGACTTAAAGAAGTATTGCTTTTCATAGAATACCATCTCCAGTCTCCACACATATTTAggatccttttttttttctttctttcttgtgATTTCTTCAATATCCATTCATATAAGTTGAAATATTTTTCTCATATCAATTCATCTACCTTTTTTCTTCTTACATATGCAATTCACTAAAATCCCATGCAAAGTTAGGGATTCTACAATAAATCTAAACCCTAAAACTAGCTAGACAAACTATAATATATATAGAGCTAGAAATCAAATCAAATCACATCCCCGAACATTATAATTAACTTtcctctttctctttttttttctttaacacCAACTAATAAAGCGAACCCTCAAACATTAGTTTTTAACCCTGCcagcttaattaattaataattaagacATATATTGAaacatatataattaaagataaaataaaGACGAAAACATATCATAAAAACTAGTAATTAATGTTATAAGTTGAATGACTAATTAGATGACTATTTTACGGTCTAGTCCACGCCTTCTTTTCGATCTTTCCGATGAATTGGATCGTTCAAGAAGAGACTTCAAAGCATTCTGCAAGAAATGGACAGACTCAATGCTGTGTTCTTTATCAGCAGCCACCATAAGAACATTGCGAATTCGCCCTCCAAGTGTGGCCATTTCCACTTTGAGTGTCTTCAAGTGGAGGGACTTTAGTATTTCGATTAGGTCTGGTATGAGATCAGACCGGTCCTCACAGCACAATGAGGCCTTAAATATAAGTTGCCCTTCGCCACCTATGGGCGAATAATCTCCAGAAGAAATCACTGTGATCTCGTCGGTTTCAGAAGGGAAGCTTTCCAGTTCGGTCAACTCAGATGTTTGCTCTTTCAGCTCTTTTACTCGTTGAACTACTTTTGCTAGGAGAGAAGCCTTGTCTGTCTGAGAAATTTTTTGATATTTCAAGcaaaataagaagaaaataatTTGTATGTACTGATCATATTTACAAAAAGTATAGATGCTTTCTTAAACATAAGCACTAAAAGCCATAACCCTAGAGAAACTCGAAAGAGTTATTATCATATCACTTttcctttgaaaaaaaaaactacaatatATATACTCTTATTTTAAGGCTTAGTTTGAATATTCAAAAGTTTAACAAGATAAAAAGGCGCTATATATTATGGATCCAAGATTTTCAGAATCTTAACTTTGTAAAAATAATTGAAAGTTCATTTCATAATTATATGAAAcgtttttgtaatttaattaaaCCCAGAATTATTTTCTTAAATTGAAGTCAATGAATAGAACAGGCTTCAtttagaaagaaagagaaaagacTCAGAAATTTTCAATTTCCAATCCATTTCTTTCTATTTCccaacctttttttttctttccctttcaCTAGTATTTATACTAAACATTAATCTGGTCCATATCTACCATGAATATAGTTATAGTTGGAATAAAAAAATCGATTTGAACATCAATTAAAAAATTACAGGCAAAAGTTCAAAGCTCATTATAATCtggaaaaaaaattaacttaGTCTCAGAAATGAAATCCCACCCTAAAACAGTAAAACAGaagtaataatatatatatgtatatgtatatataataccTTGGAATTACAAGGAAGAAGGCTTCTGAGCTTATCAAGATGAGAGTTAatcctctctctccttctcttctcaGCCTCTTTGTGATTCTTCAAAGCGGCAAGAGCTCTGTCGTGAGGAGCCGTCGTATTGCTGTCGCTACAGGTTCCGGTCGAACCCTTGGAGTAAGGGTAATAAGAGGATGAGCTACAAAAGCTTTGCATCGACGAGAACTGATAATTATGATGCTCACCGGAGCCACCGCCGGATGCCGGAAAGTTATAAGGACCGACGACGTTGATTAAGCCGTTATCGGCCAGGAACTGGTAGAGGTCTGGGTTCTCTGGCTGCATGGTGATGGAGAAGGTGGcaggcggtggtggtggtggtgattaGAGCTTTGATTGAATTATATATAGTTTCTTGATCTGGTTATGATTGAATTAATGGACCTGTTTTTCGCTATGGTTTCTCTTTTGACTAAGTgaaatgaaatgaaagtgtaTTGAGAGCTTTGCGAGTTAGCTTTCGGTGGTACTTTGTCCATACAggattttatatatgtttattaaagagacagaaataataataatttaaataaaaagagaaaaaaagacCCAAGATCCAATAAGTGTACAAACATGTAAACCCAAGGTTGTgagaaagttaaaaaaaatgttGGAGCATTTTTTCTAAAGGTTTGAAAAGTCATAAATGCCCTTAAACTCGACAAAAGTGCTTATTCAATGTTCATTTAGAAGATCAAACTTGATAAAATAAAGTGTAGAGAAAACTTAGTTCTTCTATATGAACaacatttttgtaaatttttactGTGTCATTTGATTTTGATACCTTTCATCATATATGAATAATTATGAGTTGGATATATATAGTACATTATCACATCACTTTTTTATTATaatgttatatttatatatatatatgaagatatCATATGTCATTTTCTTTCCCTATTGatcacaatattttttttatttggaaaaTACTAGTTtgactcttttttttcttttcaaatatgTGATTGGTctttgtgttttacaaaatgagtTAAAATAGTACATTATACCTAATTTTggtaaaagaaaatcaaatataatatttcattcttaGCTTGTCGACTACTTTCTCCACTTTTATCAATCCATTGCATCACTAATGACCTGAacattgatcttataattgaaaatattttgatcagAATCGGATCTGAGGtattattttgatccattttgtaaaacatatgatccgaattgtcatttaacaaaacacagaggTCGATTACGTATTTGAGAAAAACACAAAAGGACCAAAATCATATTTCTCTTTTTTAttattcgtgtttaaataattttaagtAAATTAATATGCAACGTTATTTTCTTACTATTCAATTAGATTTTgacaaaataatttatttatgtttaaatatttataagagATTAGtcaaattatgttatgttttcaaaCTCACCCTAATCCAACAATATGTGTCAAACTACAATGATAAATAAAGTCCCAAAGAGACAAAAGTTTGCCTGGCCCTTAATTGCTACTAGTATTTATTATAATATGGGAATTTCTAATGATATAAACACAATTAATAATCAATTGTAATAAAAACGTTACtatatataatgaaaaaaaatgaaaaagaaaaagaaaaagaaaaaaagaatagtCCTTCACTTTTTACTTTCTATCTACCACACCAAGGTGCTTTAATAGAAGAAACCATCAActcaaaaaaacaaaacaaattgcTTTAATGATGATTTTCTCAAAATTCTTTATTTTACAGGAAAAAGTGATCATCCATATCAGTTACTTTCTGCTGGACTCGATATAGAAGGCATTATATACTTCTCTCTTCGAATGCTTGGCCTTATAGACTTTGCCCTGTACAGTACAATACGGTGATTCATATATTTTCTCTATATATATTCtcatatttttaattacttttGCCAAAATTTCATTGTGATTTACTAtttttaaacttgaaaactaCTCTACGATAATAAACATGGCAGACTTAGCCGTCCAACTTAGCCCTCCCCCTTTTTCAAGGGAAATTtgggtttctatacttaatgGGGGTTGATAATTAAAAACATTGACAGGCATTTGAACAGTTCAAAATGATGCCGCTTGTAGCTACTATACTCATAATACCCTTGCCATAATTTTCCCTCTCAtttcctcttttctcttctcttttccctctctcactctctcccttgattcactctctctcacctcacgacACCACCAATTGTAGCGAAGACACTTTCAACATCATAAAAACCTCCCTAACTTTGGCCATCTTGTAGACACAATACTCAAAATAGCATTCTTTTTGAGGATTCTTTAAGTAGAAATTTAAGGGtaagtaattttttattaaatacttGGATGAGTGATGTTTCCTTCAATATTTTTGGGcatttcaaatatttttgaatatgtgttttctgcatttttctgggtttttgtCTGCTCGATGGTTGTTCGATGTCTGCTCAATCCAGGCTCAATGGTGTTGATCATTAGCATGTTATTTTGTATGCATGAGGCAGGCTCGATGGTGTTGATCATTAGCATGTTGTTGTGTATGCTCGATCCCTGCTCAATGCAGGCTCGATAGTGTTGATCATTACATGTTGTTCTGTatgct
It includes:
- the LOC133823282 gene encoding transcription factor bHLH106 → MQPENPDLYQFLADNGLINVVGPYNFPASGGGSGEHHNYQFSSMQSFCSSSSYYPYSKGSTGTCSDSNTTAPHDRALAALKNHKEAEKRRRERINSHLDKLRSLLPCNSKTDKASLLAKVVQRVKELKEQTSELTELESFPSETDEITVISSGDYSPIGGEGQLIFKASLCCEDRSDLIPDLIEILKSLHLKTLKVEMATLGGRIRNVLMVAADKEHSIESVHFLQNALKSLLERSNSSERSKRRRGLDRKIVI